The sequence ACCCCACTTTTATAGTTAGTGGGCTAGAGCCACTCACTTCTCAGGAGGGACGCTTAGAGCAACTGAGTAATCAAGGCAAACTCTGAAGAGTGCAGGGACAGGAGATTCACTGATTCTCTGGGACTCAGGGTGCCAAAAATGAAATCCCAGTACTTGGGACTCTCATCAGTCTTGGTGACCAGCACTGGCAGCTTCAACCTTAGGTGCCTAAAGTACTGGTTGGGACAACGGCATAAGTCTTCTATGATCTCCAATCCTCTGCACTAACAAAGCCGAGGTCCGGCGTGACAGCCCTCTGAGAAGCGGAGTCACTCTTTTTCCCTTCCGGCTCGACCTGAGGAACCTAAGGAAACCAAGGGGTGCTGCTGGGTCCTCTCCCTTCCCCGAATCCCAGGCGTCGTGGCGAGTTGCGCGAGGCAAGGGCAGGAAAGTAGGTACAGTGGCCAGgtcccagccccaggctcctcACCCAACAAAGTTCCGTCATCTGGTGCACCAGCTGCTGGAAGCGCTGCTTCTGAGTCTCTACCTCGATGAAATGCTGCAGCTGCGGGTCGACCGAGCCCAAACCCGCTGCGGAGGAAGACGAGGAGGACTCCATCCCAGCGCGGCCACGCGTGCCGAGACAAACTCCGCACCAACTCACCGACCTTCACGTGTCTCCGCGGCGGAACCGGAACCACAATCCACTGCCTCCGGGACTGCGCGGGGAGCGCACTGCGCCGGCGCGCGGCCCTACGCGCGGGCCCGCCCCCCGCTCTGGGCGCTCCTCCCAGCTGCCCGCGCGCCGCGCGCCTCGCGCTTTCCCGCGCACGACCCCGCGGTGGCGCCACACCTGACGCCTGAGGTCACAGGACTCGTCGCCCAGCGCCGTGGCGCTGTCGAGACCTtatttcaaaaagacaagaaataaagaaggtaAAAAAAGGAAGTTACTTCAGACCATGTGGCCCGTTCCTGGCCGGCCCAACAGCCCCGCCCCTGCCGGCTTCCAAATTGACCCGCGCTTTCCCCACTGCCAAGCTAGTGCTCGGCCCGGACTGCTGGGCCCGTCACTTAGCTGTCCTGGGCCCCTGGCTCTAGTTCTTTAATGGAGTTTACCCCGCCTGAGGTAGGGAAAAGAGGATCTGGCAGAGTTTGTCTCCAACTGTCAGATTCATTCCAATAGTATCTAATGCCTACTGAGTGTCAGGCAGTGTGCTTTGGTTTGTGATCACTGTCTCTGATTCAGAAGCAGAATTTTCCAAGAGCCAGAGGGGTTAAATGCGGAGAATCCTGTGGAGTTCTCCCAGTAGGAATATGACAGATGAGTGCCACACAGCAGTTTTATAGGGCGCTTCAGAGAGGCTGCATGATTAATCGAAATAGCAAGAAACTTTCATGCTttccagtaattttattttatcaaaacaCCCTCCCATCCCATTTTTATGACACCATTTTATTCCTGCCAAATTCTGCCTCCCTCCCCGCAAGCTCTATTGCCTACCCAAAGAGCAGTTGGACCCATTGTGAGGCTATTtacattccctccctccccaaaaatGTTTCCATCCCAAATTCAGTCTGTTTTAATACTCTTGGGAAATTTCCTCTCTGGGGGAAAATACCAGGCACAATAATTCCTTGGCCTTTGCTCAGAAGGTACTATCCAAGGGAAGAGATAGAAAGGCATTCCTAGATGTGGAGAGGGGCCTTTGTGTATTCAGCAAGAGCACAAAGGCTCCAGGGCCTGTAAGTCTGGAATTTCCTCAAAGAAAGTGAAATTGGGGCTTGTGGAGTAGAGGAGTAGAACCAAGAAGCTTATTGGTGAGCTCAGGATTCTTCATCCATGACATCTAGAATGTTGCTCAGAAGAATTTTGAAGGTGGGACGTTCATCTGCTttctaaaaccaaagaaaaaatagagtgtTATAGTGGACCAGAGTCCAAAATTCAAGGGAAGCACAGTGAGTAAACAGCAAATGTTTATGAAGTTTatgctatatgcccagtagcataCCCTGTGgattaccaaaagaaaaaaaggggtgAGGGGAGAAATAGAAGTGCTCCATAAAGTCCTTGTGCACTTTAAATCTTTAGTAACTCGGGTGGTTAATGTGGTGAGGACAATGTGAAAATTCCACTGACAAACACTGATTAAAACTAAGGGCAAAATTCATTACATAATTGTGCACCAATGCATTCTTATTTTGGAACCTCAAGTGGCAACCAAAGAAGTTTAAGTGGTTGACAGAGCTGAAATCCTATAAGGTGTGATAATTTTTAGTTTGGTTTCAAACACTTGTTTCTACCATCCTGTAGCCAAAGTTAACAAAGGAATTAACATTTCAAGACCATGGGCTGCATCACTGGGTAGGGATCCTAAGCACCTGGGACCTCTTATTACCACCATCTGGCCTCCAGACTAAGGCCCTCTGTGATAGCCATTGGTCCATAAGCCCCTGAGGTATTTAGTGACTCAGGGCATATTCATGCAAGAAAGGTCTCAATCCATCAGAACCAAAAAGTCATCATTTCTTGTTCCTTTGAATTCTCAAACCTAGCTGAGTATCAGAATTTCCTGGGAAGTTTAAAAAGACATACCCAAGTCCCACTCTAGACATACctaatcagaatctctggaaatAAGGCCCAATCATCTGCAGTTTTAAGAGTTTCCCAGGGATTCTGATGTGAATCCAGTTTCATGACTACCTGCTTTAAACAGGCTGTGGAGAAAGTGCCTGTCTGAAATACTTAACTAGCAGAGTGAGGATGTCCTAGTTGGGAGGGAGCATAGTCAATCACCCTTAATCCTGCTTGGcatgggagagagaagggaaatggcTCCTAGGGGTTTTCCCTTTCTCCAAACTTTCTTTGTGACCTCAGTGATTTGTTAGGGGAAAGGAGCCATGTTCTGATCCAAATGCCCACTTTTCACCCCACAGAGATGGCTCCAGGTTCACATATATGCTTGTTGGACACTGTCTGTCTTTCCCTGTTTCTAGTGGGGCAGAACTAAGAGCTGAGCACTTATTTCCTaccagacatttaggttgccaaATTAAGGTTGCCAAGGATCTACTGAAAGTGGAGAAGGCACCCCTGGAAGAACCCAAGGTGAGAGCAGCAAAGCATTTTAATAGTGGGACAGgctgtttattttcaaaataccaCATCTACCCACATATCCCGTAATgcactgtatttaaaaaaaaaaacaaacatgagcACTACCCATTTTAGTTTCCTTTCAGGCcttagggttttaaaaaaaaatctcatttaggACCACAGCCAGAAAAGGTGTGCAGTTAGTAAAGTAGAAGAAAGGGCCAATGACTCCCAAAGGAATGAACACAgattttaatgacttttcttttttaatgtccaTACACTTGTCTGAGTGCCTTTGGCTGCCTGCTTATGCGAGGTGACATGGCCCCACAACACCCCTCTCCCTAAAGCCAAGTTGGTATTGGGGTCTGCTAATGATACTCTAGTGAGAATTGGAATGGGCCTGGAAAAACTTCTGGCCGTGAAATGATTGGGATGTAGGCCAGGATCCAAGAATGTGCACAGCTGTCTGTCTGTGCCCAGCTGCTATGTGGCCCAGGAGAGTGGGGCTGGGGTGCTTGGCCAGCTAAATGGGAAAGTAGGTTCAAGGAAATAATTTGAGGTCCCAATAAAACACTTACCTCATGCCAGCAGCTGTACATTATGGTATATACCCTCTCGGAAGCAAGATGAGGCCGGTAGAGACGTAGGCCTTGGGCAATGTGTTCAGCTGTTTCACTGTTAGTAAATCTTTCATATGGCATCTTCCCCAGAGAGTAAATTTCCCACATCAGCACccctagaaaatgaaaaaaaaaatgtgttgtttcTGGGTAGTAGGGATCCTAGTCTTCCTAAATCAACCTCAAACATTACATTCATCTGGTTCTcccctctgtgatttttttcattttgttcaaacTTCTGCTATAGTACTGAGTACACTGGAGGGTTATCAGGGTTGCCCTTGACTATTAGTCCTTTAGGAGAGAGACAGCATCTTATTTGTCTTTATAGTTATAGGGTCTGGCAGAGTCCCTGGTACATAATCAGTATTCAGAAGCTGTGGCATACTGAATGAATTGTTTGTTTCCCTCAATATATTCTAAGTTCTAAGAAGGCAGGGATCATGTCTAGTTTACTGTTTTTAATCCCCAGAAACCTCTGTGGTGCCTGACTCCCTAAGAATTAGATGAATGAAAGCAAGAACAAATAACAGTCTCTCTGTGCAGGTTACAGAGTGTGAATTTCCTCCACTGCGTTCCTTTTCCTTTGAGCTGTATAATCCATGTGATCTTATCCACTCACCAAAAGCCCAAATGTCAGATTTGCTGCTGAACTTGCTATACATAAGAACTTCTGGTGGAGACCACCGGACTGGAAATTTGGAGCCTACTGAGCTTGTGTATTCATCATCCAGAACATACCTGCAAAGGATTCAGGACTTGTTACTGTTAGAATTTGGAGAGCTTGATATTTGCTTAAATTTTCTTGGCACAACCACAAGAGTTGCACAAATATACGCCTACAGGCCAACCAGTGTCTTTTACAAATGTTATTTCTAACAGATTCCTGTTTTCATATCTGATATAGCTTTCCTGGTTGACAATATGGTTACAGCAAGGATGAAGTGAAATAAGATCTAATAGGtactcccttcctcttctctagccttctttcctttctcttttctcatccttcccttccttctattCTGCAGTTGTCAGTGGGAATTAGACTGATTAGGAAAGAATGAGACATGGAGTAAAGTCAACAGGATTAACAGATCAACATAAAGTATTGGAgaaattagcttttaaaaaaagagcaaaggagaaaggagaagagagggataTAACAATAAAACAAGAGGTGGAAAGTGACTTAAAccattcagagaaagaaaaggtataGAAAGATGGTGGAAAAGACTAGAATTagggggaaaagggagaggattaAAAATTACAGTGTCACCTCATGTTTGTACCGTGCCATTTTTACTTTtagagggaaaaatgaaaaaggcacACTCACCTGGACAGGCCGAAGTCAGATACTTTAACAACTCCTTGATCATTTACCAAACAGTTTCGGGCCGCCTGCAGTGCAACACATACCAGTGAGACTCTGTCCCTGGCACACAGGTTAAAGGCACAAAACTTCTGCCCACTAGGGGAGTGAAGCCAGGGAAGCCTCATCTTCACATAGAGACACCTTCCCACCTAACAGGAGTCAGTTGATGCCACTGAGAAATTCTGATGCACTTCCACCACATATAGAGCAACCCCCGTAGTCATAAGTAAAGCACTGAGGACTTGCAGAATGATTTCACTCACATTGGCAATTCCACGACAACCCTTCCTGCATTGAAATGCTGAGAGTTAAGGGAGAACAGAAGGcaagtgtgttttgttttctgcttttctgccAGTGGGACTAAGGCGATTTGAGCCTTGACCTGGCTGAAATAAACAGGGGCCCAAACTCGGATGCCTCCAGAGGCCAGGCAGGTGAAGTGACAGAGTGAagtgggtgggtggaggtgtCAGGAAAGTATCTGGTCTAAAGGAGGCCAGCCACTTTCCTGTAATCAGTTAGACCATATTGTAACACCAGGCCCTCATTTTCATAGGTGTCAGCTCCAGCCAACTGTTAGCATGGCCTATGAGAATGTGGGCCTGGTGTTACAAGATGGTCTagattttcaagagaagctggaaattcaGTTATTTAATGTGAAATGTTTTTAAGTGTTTGCTAActaatatataacattaaaaaaaacccaaatgtacCAACAGACCCCCAGTTTGTGACTCTGATATAACCAAAATGATGCTTCTGTGCTAAGAGCAGTCCCATCAGGAAGCAGGGCTGCCCTTCTGCCCCTGAAGGACCCCACCATTTCCTTGTCATGGTAGGGGGCTGGGAGTGAGTGCTCTAGCTCCCACCATGGCAGAACCTGTGGTGTTGAGGCCAGAGATCTTTGACTGGCTGACCACTGGGGAAGAGGCTCACCAAACTTATAGTGTTTTCTAGATAAAACTGAAATGATGGCTCCAGCCACCCTCCTCAGGGATTGTGTGATAGGTCTTCCTCTACTTCCACCCCCTCAGCCCTTGGACCCAGGCCAATCCTTCTGAGGTCCTACCAGGTCTCGGTGGAGGAACTGCTTTGACTCCAGGTATTCCATGGCTTCACAGACATCCTTGCACATCTCCAGCAGCTGCTGAGTCTGGAAGCGGTGGCGCATCTCCCTCAGGTAGTTCAGGAGGCAGCCATTGGCCATGTACTCAGTGATGATGAAGATGGGGCGCTGTTTAGTGCAGACGCCGTACAACTGCACCAGTTTCTCATGGGACAGATTCCTACAGGAAAGGCAATGAACCAGTCCTCCCTTTCTGGCTCTGAATACTATTCAGAAAGGAGCTGAGGAGGAAAGGAGTTGGCCTGGGAGTAGAGTGTCAGATGAGGGACCAAAATAACAAGTTAATGCTCCTCCTTCCTACCCTAAACTCCAGAAGTGCCTAATATATGAGGGTGAGCCAGGATTTGGAGTCCATCAATAGAACAGGAAACAAGCCCAGGGCTGAATGAACACTAAGGCTACATCAGAATGTCTTCCTTTTGAAAGTCTCATTTTCTACATTTACCCCCAAATGCTACTGAGATGGTACACGCCTATGATCAATACTACTCTCCACCAATATCTAAGAGAAATGACTACCTTAGCAGTTACTCCCACCAATCAAAGTTTGACCTCAGGCCATGGTCCCAAATCTCTTACTATAAATCACCTTAAAACCCAGTGGGAACCATCCTGGTAATTCCTAGACTGGGTGGAGAGTTGAGTTTGGACTGTAACTCACATCATGACTTTGGCTTCTTCAATGAACTCATCCTCAGACATGGAGCCTTCTTTGATCATCTTGACGGCCACGTCATACTGGCCCCTCCATTTCCCATACTTCACTACTCCAAATTGTCCAGTCCCCAGCTCCTTCAAGAAGGTCAGGTCCTTTGGATCAATTTCCCATGATCCTATAACAACAAAGCCTTGATGTGATTATTTGGGAGTCATGTATGTATAATTTCTACAATAGATAAGAATCCCTACTGGGGGTAGAAACAGACAAGCAGTAAAAGGGAAATTCTCAGAGGTACTAATCCATCTTTGCTCAGGTAAATCTCAGGGACAGGGGATTACTGATTGGAGGAGTCTTGGAATTTAGGTACAAGTCAGGCATAAAGCAAGAAGATAAACTAGACATCCTCTTAAAAtccctttatgattttttccccacaattaaaaaataaatccctttATGAATCTATGTTTTTGCAGTCCCAGTAGGAGCCACCAGAGGGAGGAAAAGCATTAGATAACTTTGGTCTGGCTCCATCTTAACCTTCCTCACAGCAGCTGGGATAGAACAGTGTGCTGCAAGGATGATTGAGAGGCAAGGTCTGGTTGCGTCTGCCAGACGTAGTCCTTCCAACTGGCCGGTCCACCCTACCCTAGAGAAATAATCAGTTACCATAGCCCAGGCCTGCAGTGGAAGGCGCATTCTTGTTTTGTTGAGACACTGGATATTTGAGCCTAGATATGAGTCCTGAAACATACAAAGAGAGTCATGCTGCTGGTGCGGAGCAGGGGGTGAGATGCCTCACACACCCTCACTTAAAGCCTCACGCTTCCAGTGTTCATCTTTCTAGTACATTTTGAATCCCAGAAGATCTCCATCAACCCGaatttttctggaagtttctcCTCTTACAGATGTTTTTCAGGGACAAGAAAGAGAGAATGCTAACTGAAATATACAACCCAGCTAAATAtatccccacctcccagcctagCCTTAACTCACATCCTACTTCTGCTTTTGATACTGAAAAGTGTAATTGGGACCACATAAAATGACAGCCTTGATACTGCTTTGCCTGGACATGGTGGACAGCAGCAAGCCTTCTTGATGAAGTTTTTCCCATGTATTCGTGCTCTCACCAATCTCCCAGTTTTTAGAATGTCTACACTGCTTAGAAACTCTCTTCTGATGTTTTTGAGCCTGTCTGTCCTTTGAGGGCAAGGACTTCAACTAATAGTTTTCATGTGTTCTCTAGTAACAAGAAAATTGCTGAGAACACACCAGGAACACAATGAATATTGCTGATTGATTAATTACCAGTCTCCTTTATGTCTTTCCTTAGCACTGAGCATCAATCACCAAATAAGGAGTCAGTCCCTACTGGGCATAAGGTCTGCCTTTGACCACCTCTTCACTTGACCTCGACCCAGCATCACAGGGGTTTATTTTCACAGCTAATTCCCATTACCCTGTGAGGCTTATTCTTCCCCTAACCACCTTGTCCTAAATTGCTTCTCCTGGTACTTGTCACACCCTTCTTCTCTGGTTCCCCTGGTACTTACCTGCAGAGTTATGCTGATGGTAGTTAATGAGCTCAGGGATGGTGCTGAAAAGGTGCTTCTCAGCCAGATAATACTGGCTCTGAGGTGTGGAACACACAACATAATGGCGTATCACCCCTTGAGGTTCCCTGAAGAAGTGGATGCTGAGTCAGCAACTTGGGAACAAGGGTCCAAAGGGCCCAAGAAGTGAAGTGAGATGAGTTTTGAGTTTAAGTGACAGAGGATGTGAGAGGAGCACTTCATTAAGGAACTGTTGGTTGGGCACCCCTGTCCTTTGTCCCCAGGGCCTTGAAACAGTAACACTTACCCTGTAGATTTGGCAAACACAGACACCGTATATTTTCCAGCTTTGCTGGAGTCTCTAACAATGAAGCCTCCTTCTTTCCCCTGAAACGATGAAAAAGAAGCTGACCGTCATGAGGAAGTGGTGCTCACACCTGCATCCCACCTGCCCAAACCCGAGAGGAAATATTATAGAAGTCTTGATTTCACTGCCAAGTTCCATGTTTGAGCTGCAGCCTCATTGCTTTTGACAGCGAAAAGTATAATTGGGACCCCATAAAATGACAGCGTTGACACTGCTTTGCCTGGAGATGGCGGACAGCAGCAAGCCCGCAATTCAGGATCCTTGTTTGCTGTGCAGGGAGAATGCTATTTGCTTGTGGTCACATACTTACCTCTTGCTTTAGCAGTTGCTCAGCTTGACTCCGAGTCATGTGTTTGGAATACCACCTGTAAAGAGAGAGTGCTTGTGTGGCTCCTAGGCCATGGTGTAAGTGGCTCAGAGATTAGAGTGCTATCTGTGGCTCATCCATGCCAGTGAGTCAGTCAATTCACTCAACCTCTATTTACTGAGTGTCTTATGTGCGTAGCATACTACATCCCTTTCCCAAAACGTGCTTGGCACTGAAGAATCATGGAAATGGAGAGTAGAGGGCAAAGGCAGGTGGCAGAAGGTTGCAGGGAAGGGATCAGGGACAGGGCCTTCAAGGGCAACCCACTTCCATGATTAGGGAGAAAGCACATCCACAGAAGTTTGCCATTTTCACCTTTCAAATGTTTCCTATCAGGTTGTCTTAGTGTGGTTCTTCTGGATTTGGGGGGGGGTGTGGTGACCTCTCCAGCTTTCATGAACAGGGTGTTTGGGATGAGGGTAAGACAGAGGCACTAACTTGAGTGGCATCATTTGACCCAGTTGACACTGATTTTAATAGGTATCTTGAAAtcaaaattttgttgaaagtatAAAAAAAGTTTATACTATATTTAGTTCCTCTGGGAAGATTGTGCGCTAGGAACATAAGCATACTCACTCATACATTTCTATGGAGTCCTCTGCCTCGGTTACATAGTTACTAGGGATGTAGCCTTCCTGCCTGTAGAGGAGACAACGTGATAGATCATCCAGCACTTCCCATCCTGGGTGAGAGACAGATTTGGATGCCCTGTATCCTTGGGCTCAGAACCAATCTTGAATGGAGGTATATAAAATGCCCCTCCCTCAAAGAGAATCATGTTGCCAATGCATGGCTAGGCCAGTGAAGTGTGTAGCTTCTGCACATGCGGCATTGATTACATGTGCTCGACAACATGTGGGCCAGACTctacaggctcagagaggtagccACGTGTAGAGCTGCCCTCTGAGAAGTACTTGGAGGGAGAGCATATTCCTTTTGGTGTGGGAAGAACAATTTCTGATCAGGATACTGAGTAGGGGAATTATGCCGCAGGATTTTGCGTGTGTATAGAGTAGGTGGGCACAAGGCTCAGGAAGGGCAGGCGTGGACTCACCCATTTTTATCCTGGGCTCGCCACCAGGGTAAGTTGCTCTCCTCCAGGATAAAATACTCGTCACCCTTCCGCAGCTGTAGATCATTTGCATTCATTGGCATGTAGTCATAAAGGGCTACAACTTTTTTCAGCTCACTTGTGGAGACAGGTGCTGCTGTTGGCTCAGGGGGCAGTGGCTTTTTTAAGATCTGTGTTGTTAAGAGGAAAAAGTAGGGGTGGGGTTGGCTAGATGTTGGCTAGATATGAAGCACTCTCCTATTCTTCCCCAACTCTCTGGCTTACTGGAGACACTGTTCTAACCCAAATCAGgcaaaataaaaggtttattcagcattcattcaacaaccagTTTTAAGCACCCATGCAGGGGCTCTCAGCCTGGAATGTACATCAGAACCATCTAGCAGGTGGTTAACAATCCTGACACCTAAGCAGTTTCAAAGACCAATTATGTCAAAACCTCTGAGGGCtggacccaggcatcagtatttttaaactttctggaCAAAAACCATGTACAGCCATAATCGGGAAAGCTTCTTGGCACTAAACTAGTACATGGACCTACTAAGTGGCTCTGAATCTTCTTTTCTTAGTTTGTAAAATGAGTATACTAATTCCTGCCTTGCTTACTTACAATATATGAGAAAGGGCTTTCTAGACCTCAAAAAATAACCCCCAAAATCaagttttaaagtaatataatagtgataaaatcaagatgttgggtATATGGATATTCACTGTTAAAAATTTTCAGctttatgtttgaaaatatttttcatttaaaaaaatcaggctttgttttgttttaaacaggtGATTTGATTAAATGGTTGCCAAGAGCTTCCTACTAACCCTCTATCTCTCCACTGAAGAGGAAGTCCTAATTAGAAGCACAAAGCCCCTGTCTCAGCAAGAATACCAATTTACACTGCCAAATCCCAGGGAGAATTCTAAGACTTTGGTCTGTTTTCAGGGTGTGATTGTAAGTTTCAATTTAAACAGTAGCAGCACCCAATTTCCCTGTATACCTGGTCCTCCTCAGGCGTGGGAGGAAGAggcttttttgtctttctgtgcgaACTCCCAGGTTTTAAGCCTGCAAAGTGAGAAACCAGTGACGATGGATACAGAGTGCATCTTCAGAAAGGGCCCAAGGACAGGTTTGGTTAGGAAATTTACTCTTGTACTCATTGACGTTACGTAAGTTAGGAAAAGTCCGGAATGATACAGCCCAATGCTAGGTCACCCAGCTGGAAGAGCAGAGCACCAGCTGAATTTTGGCCCCCACTAatctcctctcccaccctcctttgtGCACTGGCCAAAATGTACAAACCTGGGTTTGATAGAGCCCTGAGAAAGTGATGGATAGTCAAAGGAGGGAGAAATTATATTGATCAGATCTCTTACTTCCATTCCTGTTCTCCAAAATTTGGCAGCCCATAGCATTTTTGGCTGTCTGAGAGCAGCAGAGATACTGCCCATCGATCCAGAAGCAAGGGTGGTATTTCTGTACCAGATCACTGTTGTACCGGATTACTGTaataggagagaagagagagagagagagagagagagagaaagaggtcaCATCTGACATgtgggagaagccacaatagGCATGTTTTCCTCCTTGAGTTTAGTAGTGAGCTTCAAACAACTGCCCCTTCCTCAGCCACCCTGAAGGGAAGCAGACACAGGACCAGTTGGCTCACATGCTTGGCCCCAGAGAGTTCCTGTGCAGTTCTCTTCAGTGGTCTGTTGTGATGACTATCTCCCAACCGGTGACCAAAGTGATAAGAATGTCTGATTCTCCAGAGCCCCAGAACAAAAATATGTTATCTATGTTTTTCCAGTAGCCATTCCAATCTTCCTGTAAGGCAGGTGTTGACTATGGTGGTCTTTTCCAGATAAGGGAAACAACGTGACAAGCCAGACTTTCACTCCGGCTCTCAATATACCAATGTCCCAGCTCCTGGAGTGGTCTTTTAGAGATATTTGTCTTTGTGAGAACTTCTGCCTCACGCTTTCTGTGTTCATAGAACAGTTAACAGAGCAGAGCTCAGGATCAAATGAAGGTGATTCTGCCTCTAGAATAAACAGTTCAGTCTTCCTAGGGCCACTGAGGTAGGTTGAGCTCATTGTGGGAGACAAACACAGCAGTTCCATTTCCCTCACAGGGTTGTGAGGCCCAAAAGATCTCTCAGGATGAGAGATTTGCAGATAAGAGGAATtggttttacagtttttaatacTGTGGCATTGCAAGAATCTTAACCGGAAGTCAATTAGACAAGTCATCCTGGGATCATGTTGCCAGttaacagaaaagcaaagaca is a genomic window of Phocoena sinus isolate mPhoSin1 chromosome X, mPhoSin1.pri, whole genome shotgun sequence containing:
- the BTK gene encoding tyrosine-protein kinase BTK isoform X1, translated to MLDLNRGVYPPRACNKTKAPSELQKEEAMAAVILESIFLKRSQQKKKTSPLNFKKRLFLLTVQKLSYYEYDFERGRRGSKKGSIDVEKITCVETVVPEKNPPPERQIPRRGEECSEMEQISIIERFPYPFQVVYDEGPLYVFSPTEELRKRWIHQLKNVIRYNSDLVQKYHPCFWIDGQYLCCSQTAKNAMGCQILENRNGSLKPGSSHRKTKKPLPPTPEEDQILKKPLPPEPTAAPVSTSELKKVVALYDYMPMNANDLQLRKGDEYFILEESNLPWWRAQDKNGQEGYIPSNYVTEAEDSIEMYEWYSKHMTRSQAEQLLKQEGKEGGFIVRDSSKAGKYTVSVFAKSTGEPQGVIRHYVVCSTPQSQYYLAEKHLFSTIPELINYHQHNSAGLISRLKYPVSQQNKNAPSTAGLGYGSWEIDPKDLTFLKELGTGQFGVVKYGKWRGQYDVAVKMIKEGSMSEDEFIEEAKVMMNLSHEKLVQLYGVCTKQRPIFIITEYMANGCLLNYLREMRHRFQTQQLLEMCKDVCEAMEYLESKQFLHRDLAARNCLVNDQGVVKVSDFGLSRYVLDDEYTSSVGSKFPVRWSPPEVLMYSKFSSKSDIWAFGVLMWEIYSLGKMPYERFTNSETAEHIAQGLRLYRPHLASERVYTIMYSCWHEKADERPTFKILLSNILDVMDEES
- the BTK gene encoding tyrosine-protein kinase BTK isoform X2, producing MAAVILESIFLKRSQQKKKTSPLNFKKRLFLLTVQKLSYYEYDFERGRRGSKKGSIDVEKITCVETVVPEKNPPPERQIPRRGEECSEMEQISIIERFPYPFQVVYDEGPLYVFSPTEELRKRWIHQLKNVIRYNSDLVQKYHPCFWIDGQYLCCSQTAKNAMGCQILENRNGSLKPGSSHRKTKKPLPPTPEEDQILKKPLPPEPTAAPVSTSELKKVVALYDYMPMNANDLQLRKGDEYFILEESNLPWWRAQDKNGQEGYIPSNYVTEAEDSIEMYEWYSKHMTRSQAEQLLKQEGKEGGFIVRDSSKAGKYTVSVFAKSTGEPQGVIRHYVVCSTPQSQYYLAEKHLFSTIPELINYHQHNSAGLISRLKYPVSQQNKNAPSTAGLGYGSWEIDPKDLTFLKELGTGQFGVVKYGKWRGQYDVAVKMIKEGSMSEDEFIEEAKVMMNLSHEKLVQLYGVCTKQRPIFIITEYMANGCLLNYLREMRHRFQTQQLLEMCKDVCEAMEYLESKQFLHRDLAARNCLVNDQGVVKVSDFGLSRYVLDDEYTSSVGSKFPVRWSPPEVLMYSKFSSKSDIWAFGVLMWEIYSLGKMPYERFTNSETAEHIAQGLRLYRPHLASERVYTIMYSCWHEKADERPTFKILLSNILDVMDEES